The Leisingera methylohalidivorans DSM 14336 genome has a window encoding:
- a CDS encoding HAD-IIB family hydrolase has translation MTLAVPLLVFSDLDGTLLHHENYSWEPARPALTALKRAGAGVILATSKTAAEVAPLRQSMGLGRWPAIVENGAGLLGAGEETASQSSRYPDLLDRIAVLPPGFRGFRAMSDHEVAILTGLTFEAARKARTRDFSEPGIWHGTEAELGRFLRAARTAGLQAQRGGRFLTLSFGGNKADRLRDLAQHYSAGLTAALGDAPNDAAMLQAADVGYIVSNPHGPDLPPLPREAEGRIRRTKLAGPAGWNAAILGLLQDLNLTREEASDG, from the coding sequence ATGACGCTAGCTGTCCCGCTTCTCGTATTCTCTGATCTCGATGGCACCTTGTTGCACCACGAGAACTATAGCTGGGAGCCCGCCCGGCCGGCGCTGACAGCGCTGAAAAGAGCCGGGGCGGGTGTTATTCTGGCCACCAGCAAGACGGCGGCAGAAGTTGCTCCACTGAGGCAGTCGATGGGTCTCGGGAGATGGCCTGCAATTGTCGAAAACGGCGCCGGGCTACTCGGGGCGGGAGAGGAGACCGCCTCGCAAAGCAGCCGGTACCCGGACCTGCTGGACCGGATTGCAGTGCTGCCGCCAGGCTTCCGCGGTTTTAGGGCGATGTCCGATCATGAGGTTGCAATTCTTACTGGCCTCACGTTTGAGGCAGCCCGGAAGGCCCGGACCCGGGACTTCAGCGAACCCGGTATCTGGCACGGAACAGAGGCGGAACTTGGCCGGTTCCTGAGAGCGGCCCGGACTGCCGGTCTGCAGGCGCAGCGCGGCGGGCGCTTCTTGACGCTTTCCTTTGGCGGCAACAAGGCGGACAGGCTGCGGGATCTGGCACAGCACTATTCCGCCGGGCTGACTGCGGCCCTTGGCGATGCACCCAATGACGCCGCGATGCTGCAGGCCGCGGATGTCGGATATATCGTCAGCAACCCGCACGGGCCGGATCTGCCGCCCCTGCCGAGGGAAGCAGAAGGGCGCATCCGCCGTACCAAACTTGCCGGGCCTGCCGGCTGGAACGCCGCGATCCTCGGCCTGCTGCAGGACCTTAATCTGACCAGGGAGGAAGCAAGCGATGGCTGA
- a CDS encoding glycosyl transferase, which translates to MADFHQNGNITTLHNLRTRSLEDLTHELTVYAKTRRITLILPCLYSELEGPALENIVEELAQVPYLHRIIIGLDQADEAQFRHARKFFARLPQDHIVIWNDSPRMQVLEARLGTLGLAPQEPGKGKNVWSCIGYLLACADSAVMAIHDCDILTYDREMLARLVYPVVNPGFSYQMSKGFYPRIGSGKLNGRVTRLLVSPLLIALKRVVGDRDYLDYLRSFRYPLSGEFAMRTHVLADLRIPSDWGLEVGVLSEAWRNLAPKSVCQVEISDAYDHKHQELSPEDASRGLSRMSTDICKAIIRKLAADGTVFTPNVFRTLKATYYRSALDLLEGYHSDAKMNGLSVDRHNEEKSIELFAENILRAGHMFLENPHETPFIPTWNRVHSADPDFLTDLKGAAVADQDEFA; encoded by the coding sequence ATGGCTGACTTTCACCAGAACGGAAACATCACCACGCTGCATAATCTGCGAACTCGCAGCCTTGAGGACCTGACGCATGAGCTCACGGTCTACGCTAAAACCAGGCGCATCACCCTGATCCTGCCCTGTCTCTATTCCGAGCTGGAAGGCCCGGCGCTGGAGAATATCGTGGAAGAGCTGGCACAGGTGCCTTATTTGCACAGGATCATCATCGGATTGGACCAGGCGGACGAGGCACAATTCCGCCACGCGCGCAAATTTTTCGCAAGGCTGCCGCAGGATCACATCGTGATCTGGAACGACAGCCCGCGGATGCAGGTGCTGGAGGCTCGGCTCGGCACCCTGGGGCTCGCCCCGCAGGAACCCGGCAAGGGCAAGAACGTGTGGTCCTGTATCGGTTACCTCCTGGCCTGTGCAGATAGCGCGGTCATGGCGATCCATGACTGCGATATTCTCACCTATGACCGCGAGATGCTGGCGCGGCTGGTCTACCCGGTTGTCAATCCCGGGTTCTCCTACCAGATGTCCAAAGGGTTCTATCCGCGGATCGGGTCGGGCAAGCTGAACGGCCGGGTGACCCGCTTGCTGGTGAGCCCCCTTTTGATTGCCCTGAAGCGTGTGGTCGGCGACCGTGACTACCTCGACTACCTGCGCAGCTTCCGATACCCGCTGTCGGGGGAGTTCGCGATGCGGACCCATGTTCTGGCAGACCTGCGCATCCCTTCAGACTGGGGTCTGGAGGTCGGAGTACTGTCCGAAGCCTGGCGCAACCTGGCGCCGAAATCGGTGTGCCAGGTCGAAATTTCCGATGCCTATGACCACAAGCACCAGGAATTATCGCCTGAAGACGCCTCGCGGGGCCTGAGCCGCATGTCCACCGACATCTGCAAGGCGATCATCCGCAAGCTGGCAGCGGACGGCACGGTTTTCACACCAAATGTGTTTAGAACGCTCAAAGCGACCTACTACCGGTCGGCGCTCGATCTGCTGGAGGGCTACCACAGCGATGCAAAGATGAACGGCTTGTCAGTCGATCGCCACAATGAAGAAAAGTCGATCGAGCTCTTTGCCGAGAACATTCTGCGCGCAGGCCACATGTTCCTGGAAAACCCGCATGAAACGCCCTTTATCCCGACCTGGAACCGCGTGCATTCGGCCGACCCTGATTTCCTGACAGATCTCAAGGGTGCGGCAGTTGCTGACCAGGACGAGTTCGCCTGA
- a CDS encoding alcohol dehydrogenase catalytic domain-containing protein, which produces MEDDPQPEPGPWDVLIKVEACGVCRTDLHIADGRSCRLQKCPMPERAQLPRR; this is translated from the coding sequence CTGGAGGACGATCCTCAGCCGGAACCGGGGCCTTGGGACGTTCTGATAAAGGTCGAGGCCTGCGGCGTGTGCCGCACTGATCTTCATATTGCAGATGGCCGATCCTGCCGTTTGCAGAAGTGCCCGATGCCAGAACGCGCCCAGTTGCCGCGCAGATAA